Proteins from one Anopheles nili chromosome 2, idAnoNiliSN_F5_01, whole genome shotgun sequence genomic window:
- the LOC128720506 gene encoding WD repeat-containing protein CG11141 has protein sequence MNMLREWSPLVELVNKIPTSVQRGLLFHDVSITCIDLVEEFIALGTNVGLVFWYDRKNGSIERLATDSGSQELTCVRIASTVDFMVAAGCRAGSVNIFQIPKTPPPDVCAELLLKTKPTERYTVRGLHRAGVCELVWSKNGMRLFSGDLGGAVVLTEVGYASKTCQSREIINERYEIVQMDLRRGQLLVSSSFRTVICSPEDDDSGQRWRVAQVGKKDRKMLAPFGAVFANVHGKHQVVSTRSGFRLWLADDEGNVAQTLIFKELMRAPCPEIALLNPSRNPIRIPTTFGKLYPFEGHRMVSVANGALFLLDLERMAVVGSLTRLRHILDVAVDRNEILILESARSLVRIGTLPDSSQSTIVLKNLELFVSAESQVVQADECYEETPAELLVRNGESPSSSVPGDELVDVAGDGDGHDDARLIDNHMKKLELFDALNELKYDESILFKSGRSRRKHRTKVNPIVEIGQIPKEVEPAGGEPSGS, from the coding sequence ATGAATATGCTCCGCGAATGGTCGCCGCTGGTGGAGCTGGTCAACAAAATCCCGACTTCCGTCCAGCGAGGACTCCTGTTCCACGATGTGTCCATCACGTGCATCGACCTGGTGGAGGAATTCATCGCCCTCGGGACGAACGTGGGGCTAGTGTTTTGGTACGATCGGAAGAACGGTTCGATCGAACGACTGGCAACGGATTCCGGCTCACAGGAACTTACCTGCGTGCGGATTGCCTCCACCGTCGACTTCATGGtagctgccggttgccgggCGGGATCAGTGAACATTTTCCAGATCCCAAAGACTCCTCCGCCGGACGTCTGCGCTGAGTTGCTGCTTAAGACGAAGCCCACCGAACGGTACACGGTACGAGGATTGCACCGggccggtgtgtgtgagctCGTCTGGTCAAAGAACGGAATGCGGCTCTTCTCGGGTGATTTAGGCGGTGCGGTCGTTCTGACGGAAGTAGGATACGCCTCGAAAACGTGCCAATCACGTGAAATCATCAACGAACGATACGAAATCGTGCAGATGGATTTGCGCCGAGGGCAGCTGCTCGTGTCTAGCTCGTTTCGCACAGTGATCTGTAGCCCGGAGGATGATGACTCTGGCCAACGCTGGCGGGTTGCTCAGGTGGGCAAGAAGGATCGCAAAATGTTGGCTCCGTTCGGGGCCGTCTTCGCTAACGTGCACGGCAAGCACCAAGTTGTATCGACACGGTCCGGTTTCCGTTTGTGGTTGGCGGATGACGAAGGAAACGTTGCACAGACACTCATCTTTAAGGAGTTGATGCGTGCACCATGTCCGGAAATCGCGCTACTCAATCCATCCCGGAACCCGATCCGAATACCGACCACCTTTGGCAAGCTATACCCCTTCGAGGGTCACCGGATGGTTTCGGTGGCCAATGGGGCGCTGTTTCTGCTCGATCTCGAGCGAATGGCCGTGGTAGGATCACTTACTCGGTTGCGTCACATTTTAGACGTAGCCGTCGATCGAAATGAAATACTCATCCTGGAAAGTGCCCGCTCGCTAGTGCGCATTGGCACCCTACCGGATAGCAGCCAGTCTACGATTGTGCTTAAAAACCTGGAACTATTCGTTAGCGCTGAATCACAGGTCGTACAGGCGGACGAGTGCTACGAGGAGACACCCGCAGAGCTACTAGTACGCAATGGCGAGTCACCCAGTAGTTCCGTTCCGGGCGATGAGCTAGTCGATGTCGccggcgatggcgatggtcaCGATGACGCTCGGTTGATCGACAATCACATGAAAAAACTGGAGCTTTTCGACGCGCTCAACGAGCTGAAGTACGATGAATCGATACTATTCAAGAGCGGCCGCAGCCGTAGAAAGCACCGCACGAAGGTCAATCCAATCGTCGAAATCGGACAGATTCCAAAGGAAGTTGAACCGGCCGGCGGTGAGCCCTCCGGTAGCTAA